The genomic segment AAATAGATATAAAGGTCAACTGGATCGTGATAGTTTGAGACTAGCTCGAGAAATTTCGAGATTACTCATACAGAGAGGTGCATTCTACGTGGTAGCCATGTTATTTGCTGTTGGCTCACTTGTTAACAGGGACATTAACGATAATAAAAATAGCGAAGTGATTGAGGTTGGTTACGTCGGTTCATTTTTGGCACATTCAAACTATTATAAAAGTCAAATTGCCTTATTTTCTCAAAACCGAATgcatttccaatttctccaCAACAGCAACCTACTTGGCGCTGCGGTAGCCACTTATTTGAACAGATGCAATTAACTAATTGAAAGACATAAATAAAAAAGGACTACAGATAATTCATTGATCTTCTTCGAGGTATCCAACCTCTGGATACTTCCCTTTAAAATATTCTAACCAAGAATTAACCCTTGACATTTCTTGCTCCGATAAACCACTTAAATCATGATTACATTTCCTACCAAGTGCTGAAACATCCCACATGTGATAGCCGaataaattggaacaatcGGTACCTGCAAATTTCCTATATGCTCCCCATTTACCATAAAACGATTCTCCTTCAGTAACATCGAATACATGCCCCTTAACACTAAGTAGTATTCTTCCTGATTCGCCTTGACCTGTATACTGTGACAACTGCTCCAGTGTAAATGAAACGGGTAATTCTTGAGTTGACCAATAGGTAGGGATCTCTGGTGATACTTTAGAAGCTTTCTTAACCGAATTTTGACCCGGGATGTAGAACCAATGATTGGTAAATGACCTACTCACTACACACCATGCAATTATTAAACCCGCTAACATACGAATAATATCGAGAGTAGTGAAAGTAGTACCGATGTCTTCACCGccatcttcgtcatcagaATCATAGATAATTCTCAAATCATCAGTCTTTTTATCAGTAACTACTGCCATGGGGCCGGCTCCCTTTCAATCCAGGACTCTTGTGTTTGTAGTTGTGCTTATTGTCATTGTTCTTTGTTACAAcataatatatatatatatatatccGTACACATGGAAAGAAGACGTCAATAAACCGAGATATAACTATttattctttctctttgattTTGAGCAATGCATTCAGCAATCCAAGTGATATTTCTCacttcttgttcctttGACTTCATCCAAGACCAAATGGTACTCAATGTGAACTGTTGGGTAAAGGCATCTCTGCACAATTCCATTTCCAGTTTATAAAAATGGTCTTCCAGATTACCAGATTCTAAGATACCTCTGTAGTCATAAACCAAATTGACCGCAGTTTTAACAGATTCAAAATCTGTTGCCTGTGCCAATGAAGCTGTGGCCAAGGGGTGTAGTTGGCCCATTTCTGGTAGTAACTCACTCTTTAGTTCAGCATCAATTTCTGGACTTTCCAACGAGTTGAGTGAAATGTTAATACTTCTTCTATCGGcttcaaattcaagcaTCATTTGCATAACTTCTCTAGCAGGTTCGTCGATCTGTTCAGTAACAAATTTATGGAAGTCCTGTAAATAGGCCTTGTACAATTTATTCCTaacaatttcaatgttTAAATCATCTAGTTCATCAGCTCTATCGAAACATCCCATAAAATAAGGTGCTAAGGGTGTATCCACTAGAACTGTCTCGTAAAGAGATTCCAAATCTGTTGCAACGGACAGAGTTGGCAAAGTATCAAACCAACCCAATGGATGACAACGCTGTAAGATTTCCGCCTTATCACGGTCGTGGATGGTACCAGTAATCATGAGAGCTACGTTGTCAATCATATATCCATATGTGATATAATCCATGAATTTTTTAGTAATGCCACTTGACTGATCTCTGATATaattaaattcttcatatAGTTTCTCAGAAGCACTCTCTTGAATCAGAGAAGTGGTCAATGCCTCAGCTGAAACAGATGATAAAAAGTTCCCGTAGTCAGTAGATGCAAGTTGCAATCtcaaatcttccaaattatcGCATTGggtcaaattcaaatactGGTTGCCCGTAAGAAGACCATTTCTGTAACCGCGAACCACACCTTCGATAAACCCGTTATCgatattgaagaaaacaCCTTCCATGGCTCCTAAAACCTTTTAACCCTTTGTATTACTTCGTTATCATTTGTGTATATGTATGTTAAAAGGAAAGCACCTTTAAGCTGGCAGTATCAACGATCACGAGCAACGGACATCCTTGTCTAACTTACCACTACTAAATTAACCAAGATTAAATCGACAAGTTGAAAGTTAAGAGGTACCATTGGATCATGGAAGAGATTCTAGATGCTGCAATTGACCCCAAGCATTTGAGCAAAAATGAAAGACAATACTGTTTAGAAATTCTAGAACAGATTTTACAATCTGATACGACGCCATACGATGCCTATTTCTCGTCCAAACCAACTCCTGGTAGTATTGTGGAGGATATTGCAGAAGCATCAGCTCAAATTGTAGCTATTGAAAAACAGATAAGAAGGCTTCTGGTTGAGAACAAGGGCGAAGTTTTGCGTAAGGTGCTAGGTGatagtagtggtagtaaATTAACGGACATTCGAAACGAATTAGATCAATTATGGGAATTGGATGAAGGTGCAGGGGCAAAGGAAGAGGAACACAAGAATTCCAATGAAAGCATAGAACATGATTCTGCAGTAAAGGCAATATTCGATCAGGAACAAAACGTACAAAAGGGACAAGATGATCAATTCCACATGgcattaaaaaaattaaaacaAAGGGTATCACAGAATGAAGCTCATGCACCTGGATCATTAGGAGAGTTAGCGTCTgtattagaaaatttgaacaGCATTACTGATCTTATGGAGCTTCCGTTTTTGGCAAGGACATGCATAAGAACGGGTCACTACCAAGAAGTTGTCATGCTTTATACGCATACTAAATCCCTTCAGTTGAAATTTCCCGGATCTAGTATTGTAAAACAAGTATGTGACAGCGTTTTAGATGAAATTACGACGACGATGTTAACTGGATTGGTCAAACTACTTTCTACCAACGTTACAGTGAATTCcattaaaaaaattctCAATTATCTAGCCGCTATCCCACCATTTGATGATACTGAGAGCTCATTGCTTTTGCGTGTCTTTCTGTACATGAGATTCGACTTCATTCAAAGGGAAATTGCATCATATTCATTAAAAATGGACCCGCCAAACGATTCATTGATAGAAATGATGGTTAAACGTAAAATTGAAGTCCTGAGGGAATACGCATATATGTCATCAAGTGTCTTTACGGAAATGTTTACATCACATTTAGAACCAATCTGCATAAAACTTGCAGATGAATTAAAACCAGAGGAAGATACGAAAACTATTGAGGCcactactaccactaccactaccactcGGAAAGATGATACCCCTATTGAAACCAATTTATTAATTTTACAATTCGTTAATCAATGCGTAAGTTGGTTACTTGATGATCTATCTGAGGCCGGTTTACAAGGTAAACTAAATGATTCAGTGTGTCTACAACTAGTTTACTGTTCATTCAGATTACAtgatttgaatcaaaattaCCACAAGCTGTTTTTAAACAAACTTCATGAATCGAATTTGTTTACCGCATCTCAAATAAAAAACGCAATccaaaagagaagagaacTGGCTTCTAAGTACTCCTAATGTGAACATGTAGGTATAgatatgtatatatgtaaAAGTAGTTTAAAATGAAACAGGTACAATACTGTAGCGGCTGTACTCAAATGAAAGAGGTACTGAAGGTTTATTAACTCTTCTGGTTTGGGTGATACAGAAATGCTAGCACAATGATCCTAGTAAGCTTGATTAATCGTCATATATCGAACTGAAATGATATAATTGTATAATCGAATAGATTCGGTTCATAAGAGAACAACCCATATACTTTCATATGGGCATGTGGCGTAGT from the Zygosaccharomyces rouxii strain CBS732 chromosome B complete sequence genome contains:
- a CDS encoding uncharacterized protein (some similarities with uniprot|Q12091 Saccharomyces cerevisiae YPL170W DAP1 Heme-binding protein involved in regulation of cytochrome P450 protein Erg11p; damage response protein, related to mammalian membrane progesterone receptors; mutations lead to defects in telomeres, mitochondria, and sterol synthesis); this translates as MAVVTDKKTDDLRIIYDSDDEDGGEDIGTTFTTLDIIRMLAGLIIAWCVVSRSFTNHWFYIPGQNSVKKASKVSPEIPTYWSTQELPVSFTLEQLSQYTGQGESGRILLSVKGHVFDVTEGESFYGKWGAYRKFAGTDCSNLFGYHMWDVSALGRKCNHDLSGLSEQEMSRVNSWLEYFKGKYPEVGYLEEDQ
- the VMA6 gene encoding H(+)-transporting V0 sector ATPase subunit d (highly similar to uniprot|P32366 Saccharomyces cerevisiae YLR447C VMA6 vacuolar ATPase V0 domain subunit d); translated protein: MEGVFFNIDNGFIEGVVRGYRNGLLTGNQYLNLTQCDNLEDLRLQLASTDYGNFLSSVSAEALTTSLIQESASEKLYEEFNYIRDQSSGITKKFMDYITYGYMIDNVALMITGTIHDRDKAEILQRCHPLGWFDTLPTLSVATDLESLYETVLVDTPLAPYFMGCFDRADELDDLNIEIVRNKLYKAYLQDFHKFVTEQIDEPAREVMQMMLEFEADRRSINISLNSLESPEIDAELKSELLPEMGQLHPLATASLAQATDFESVKTAVNLVYDYRGILESGNLEDHFYKLEMELCRDAFTQQFTLSTIWSWMKSKEQEVRNITWIAECIAQNQRERINSYISVY
- the COG8 gene encoding Golgi transport complex subunit COG8 (similar to uniprot|Q04632 Saccharomyces cerevisiae YML071C COG8 Component of the conserved oligomeric Golgi complex) — protein: MEEILDAAIDPKHLSKNERQYCLEILEQILQSDTTPYDAYFSSKPTPGSIVEDIAEASAQIVAIEKQIRRLLVENKGEVLRKVLGDSSGSKLTDIRNELDQLWELDEGAGAKEEEHKNSNESIEHDSAVKAIFDQEQNVQKGQDDQFHMALKKLKQRVSQNEAHAPGSLGELASVLENLNSITDLMELPFLARTCIRTGHYQEVVMLYTHTKSLQLKFPGSSIVKQVCDSVLDEITTTMLTGLVKLLSTNVTVNSIKKILNYLAAIPPFDDTESSLLLRVFLYMRFDFIQREIASYSLKMDPPNDSLIEMMVKRKIEVLREYAYMSSSVFTEMFTSHLEPICIKLADELKPEEDTKTIEATTTTTTTTRKDDTPIETNLLILQFVNQCVSWLLDDLSEAGLQGKLNDSVCLQLVYCSFRLHDLNQNYHKLFLNKLHESNLFTASQIKNAIQKRRELASKYS